In a genomic window of Pseudoliparis swirei isolate HS2019 ecotype Mariana Trench chromosome 20, NWPU_hadal_v1, whole genome shotgun sequence:
- the LOC130210458 gene encoding clathrin heavy chain 1 isoform X1 has product MAQILPIRFQEHLQLQNLGINPANIGFSTLTMESDKFICIREKVGEQAQVVIIDMADPNNPIRRPISADSAIMNPASKVIALKAAKTLQIFNIEMKSKMKAHTMTDDVTFWKWISLNTVALVTDNAVYHWSMEGDSQPIKVFDRHSSLAGCQIINYRTDAKQKWLLLIGISAQQNRVVGAMQLYSVDRKVSQPIEGHAAGFAQFKMEGNTEESTLFCFAVRGQAGGKLHIIEVGTPPTGNQPFPKKAVDVFFPPEAQNDFPVAMQISSKQDVVFLITKYGYIHLYDLETGTCIYMNRISGETIFVTAPHEPTAGIIGVNRKGQVLSVCVEEENIIPYITNVLQNPDLALRMAVRNNLAGAEELFARKFNTLFAAGNYSEAAKVAANAPKGILRTPDTIRRFQSVPAQPGQTSPLLQYFGILLDQGQLNKFESLELCRPVLQQGRKQLLEKWLKEDKLECSEELGDLVKSVDPTLALSVYLRANVPNKVIQCFAETGQFQKIVLYAKKVGYTPDWIFLLRNVMRISPEQGLQFSQMLVQDEEPLADITQIVDVFMEYNLIQQCTSFLLDALKNNRPMEGPLQTRLLEMNLVHAPQVADAILGNQMFTHYDRAHVAQLCEKAGLLQRALEHYTDLYDIKRAVVHTHLLNPEWLVNFFGSLSVEDSLECLRAMLSANIRQNLQICVQVASKYHEQLSTQSLTELFESFKSFEGLFYFLGSIVNFSQDPEVHFKYIQAACKTGQIKEVERICRESNCYDPERVKNFLKEAKLTDQLPLIIVCDRFDFVHDLVLYLYRNSLQKYIEIYVQKVNPSRLPVVIGGLLDVDCAEDVIKNLILVVRGQFSTDELVAEVEKRNRLKLLLPWLEARIHEGCEEPATHNALAKIYIDSNNNPERFLRENPFYDSRVVGKYCEKRDPHLACVAYERGQCDQELIHVCNENSLFKSLSRYLVRRKNPELWASVLLETNNYRRQLIDQVVQTALSETQDPEEVSVTVKAFMTADLPNELIELLEKIVLDNSVFSEHRNLQNLLILTAIKADRTRVMEYINRLDNYDAPDIANIAISNELFEEAFAIFKKFDVNTSAVQVLIEHIGNLDRAYEFAERCNEPPVWSQLAKAQLQKGLVKEAIDSYIKADDPSAYMEVGQAAAQSGNWEDLVKFLQMARKKARESYVETELIFALAKTNRLAELEEFINGPNNAHIQQVGDRCYDDKMYDAAKLLYNNVSNFGRLASTLVHLGEYQAAVDGARKANSTRTWKEVCFACVDGKEFRLAQMCGLHIVVHADELEELINYYQDRGYFEELITMLEAALGLERAHMGMFTELAILYSKFKPQKMREHLELFWSRVNIPKVLRAAEQAHLWGELVFLYEKYEEYDNAIITMMNHPSDAWKEGQFKDIVTKVANVELYYKAVQFYLEFKPLLLNDLLIVLSPRLDHSRAVNFFSKVKQLPLVKPYLRSVQTHNNKSVNEALNNLFIVEEDYAALRASIDAYDNFDNISLAQGLEKHDLIEFRRIAAYLFKGNNRWKQSVELCKKDKLYKDAMQYASESKDIELAEELLAWFLNEDKKECFAACLFTCYDLLRPDVVLETAWRHNIMDFSMPYFIQVMREYLSKVDAIKEKVDKLEASESLRKQEEQETESQPIVYGASQLMLTAGPNVAVPPQQPYSYGYPAAPGYSQPPQPSFGYGM; this is encoded by the exons ATGGCGCAGATCCTACCTATCCGCTTTCAGGAGCACCTGCAG CTCCAGAACCTGGGCATCAACCCAGCCAACATTGGATTCAGCACTCTAACCATGGAGTCCGACAAGTTCATCTGCATAAGAGAGAAAGTGGGGGAGCAGGCCCAGGTCGTCATCATCGATATGGCCGACCCCAACAATCCAATCCGCAGGCCTATCTCTGCAGACAGCGCCATCATGAACCCTGCCAGCAAAGTTATTGCCCTTAAAG CGGCAAAGACCCTGCAGATCTTCAACATCGAGATGAAGAGCAAGATGAAGGCTCACACAATGACTGATGACGTGACCTTCTGGAAGTGGATCTCCCTCAACACCGTTGCCTTGGTCACAGACAATGCCGTCTACCATTGGAGCATGGAGGGTGACTCTCAGCCAATCAAAGTCTTTGACCGTCACTCCAGCCTGGCAGGCTGCCAGATCATAAACTACCGCACTGACGCCAAACAGAAGTGGTTGCTGCTCATTGGTATTTCAGCACAG CAAAACCGCGTCGTCGGAGCCATGCAGCTGTACTCGGTGGACAGGAAGGTGTCTCAGCCCATTGAGGGACATGCCGCTGGCTTTGCACAGTTCAAGATGGAGGGCAACACTGAAGAGTCAACCCTGTTCTGCTTTGCTGTGCGAGGACAGGCGGGAGGAAAG CTGCATATCATTGAAGTGGGGACTCCGCCGACTGGGAACCAGCCATTTCCAAAGAAAGCtgtggatgttttctttcccccaGAAGCTCAAAATGACTTCCCTGTTGCTATGCAG ATCAGTTCCAAGCAAGATGTAGTCTTTCTCATCACCAAATATGGCTACATCCACCTGTATGACCTTGAGACTGGAACTTGTATCTACATGAACAGGATCAGCGGGGAGACCATTTTTGTCACTGCACCCCATGAGCCCACTGCTGGTATCATTGGAGTCAACAGGAAAGGACAG GTGTTGTCCGTGTGCGTGGAGGAGGAAAACATCATTCCCTACATCACCAATGTGCTCCAGAACCCAGACCTGGCCCTCCGCATGGCGGTCCGCAACAACCTTGCCGGTGCTGAGGAGCTGTTTGCCCGCAAGTTCAACACCCTCTTTGCAGCGGGAAACTATTCCGAGGCTGCCAAGGTGGCGGCCAATGCACCCAAG GGTATCCTGCGGACCCCAGACACCATCCGTCGCTTCCAGAGTGTTCCTGCCCAACCAGGCCAGACGTCTCCCTTGCTCCAATACTTTGGCATCTTGCTGGACCAAGGCCAACTGAACAAATTTGAGTCTCTGGAGCTGTGCAGGCCCGTCCTCCAACAGGGCCGCAAGCAACTCCTAGAGAAATGGTTGAAAGAGGACAAG ctGGAGTGCTCTGAGGAGCTTGGAGACTTGGTGAAGTCTGTAGATCCTACTCTTGCCCTCAGTGTCTACCTCAGAGCCAACGTCCCCAATAAGGTCATTCAGTGCTTTGCAGAGACTGGACAATTCCAGAAGATCGTCCTCTATGCCAAGAAG GTGGGCTATACTCCAGACTGGATCTTTCTGCTTAGGAATGTAATGCGGATCAGCCCAGAACAGGGCCTTCAGTTCTCTCAGATGCTGGTTCAGGATGAAGAACCACTTGCGGACATTACACAG ATTGTTGATGTGTTCATGGAGTACAACCTGATCCAGCAGTGCACATCCTTCCTCCTAGATGCCCTCAAGAATAACAGACCCATGGAGGGACCACTGCAGACACGCCTGCTGGAGATGAATTTGGTGCACGCACCACAG GTTGCAGATGCCATCCTGGGCAATCAGATGTTCACCCACTATGATCGTGCTCATGTGGCACAGCTGTGTGAGAAGGCCGGTCTCCTGCAGAGGGCGCTGGAGCATTATACTGACCTGTATGATATTAAGCGTGCTGTGGTGCACACACACCTTCTTAACCCAGAG TGGTTGGTGAATTTCTTTGGCTCCTTGTCGGTGGAAGACTCTCTGGAGTGTCTGAGGGCCATGCTGTCTGCTAACATCCGCCAGAACCTGCAGATCTGTGTGCAGGTCGCCTCCAAGTATCATGAACAGCTCTCCACTCAGTCCCTCACTGAACTGTTTGAGTCATTCAAGAGCTTTGAGG GTTTGTTCTATTTCTTGGGTTCTATTGTGAACTTCAGCCAGGATCCAGAGGTGCATTTCAAATATATCCAGGCCGCCTGCAAGACAGGCCAGATCAAAGAGGTGGAGAGGATCTGTCGAGAAAGTAACTGCTACGACCCTGAACGTGTGAAGAACTTCCTCAAG GAAGCCAAGCTGACTGACCAGCTGCCTTTGATCATTGTGTGTGACCGCTTTGATTTTGTCCATGATCTGGTGCTGTACCTGTACCGCAACAGCCTGCAGAAATACATTGAGATCTACGTGCAGAAG gtGAACCCGAGCCGTCTGCCGGTAGTCATTGGTGGGTTACTGGATGTGGATTGTGCTGAGGATGTGATTAAGAACCTGATTCTGGTGGTTAGAGGGCAGTTCTCCACAGATGAACTGGTGGCTGAAGTGGAGAAAAGAAATCG actgaagctgctgctgccttggttagaggCTCGTATTCATGAAGGATGTGAGGAGCCTGCTACCCACAATGCCCTGGCCAAGATCTACATCGACAGCAACAACAACCCAGAGCGATTCCTGAGGGAGAACCCCTTCTATGACAGCCGTGTGGTGGGCAAGTACTGTGAGAAAAGAGACCCCCACCTGGCCTGCGTGGCCTATGAAAGAGGACAGTGTGACCAGGAACTGATTCAT GTGTGCAATGAGAACTCGCTGTTCAAGAGTCTGTCCCGCTACCTTGTGCGTCGCAAGAACCCTGAGCTGTGGGCGAGCGTGCTGCTGGAGACCAACAATTACAGAAGACAACTCATTGACCAG GTGGTCCAGACAGCCTTGTCTGAGACTCAGGATCCAGAGGAGGTGTCCGTCACAGTCAAAGCCTTCATGACCGCTGACCTTCCCAATGAGCTCATCGAGCTTCTGGAGAAGATTGTCCTGGATAACTCTGTCTTTAGCGAGCACAG aaACCTCCAGAATCTGCTCATCCTGACGGCCATTAAAGCTGACCGGACTCGTGTCATGGAGTACATCAACCGTCTGGACAACTACGATGCCCCAGACATCGCAAACATCGCCATCAGCAATGAGCTCTTTGAGGAGGCCTTTGCTATTTTCAAAAAATTTGACGTCAACACCTCTGCTGTGCAG GTTCTGATTGAGCACATCGGTAACCTGGACAGAGCTTATGAGTTTGCTGAGCGCTGCAATGAGCCACCGGTGTGGAGTCAGCTGGCGAAGGCCCAGCTTCAGAAGGGCCTCGTCAAAGAAGCCATTGACTCTTACATCAAGGCTGATGACCCCTCTGCGTACATGGAGGTGGGACAAGCTGCAGCCCAAAGTG GAAATTGGGAGGACCTGGTGAAGTTTCTGCAGATGGCCCGTAAGAAGGCCCGTGAGTCATACGTAGAAACGGAGCTGATCTTTGCCCTGGCCAAGACCAACCGCTTGGCTGAGCTGGAAGAGTTCATCAATGGACCCAATAATGCTCACATTCAGCAA GTGGGTGATCGTTGCTATGACGACAAGATGTACGACGCGGCCAAACTGCTTTACAACAACGTGTCCAACTTTGGCCGTCTGGCCTCCACGCTGGTGCACCTGGGAGAGTACCAAGCAGCTGTGGACGGAGCTCGCAAGGCCAACAGCACTCGCACCTGGAAAGAG GTGTGCTTTGCGTGTGTAGATGGGAAAGAGTTCCGTCTTGCCCAAATGTGTGGGCTGCACATCGTCGTCCACGCCGATGAACTGGAGGAACTCATCAACTACTACCAG GACCGCGGTTACTTTGAGGAGCTGATCACCATGCTGGAGGCCGCCCTGGGACTGGAGCGTGCTCACATGGGCATGTTCACCGAGCTGGCCATCCTCTACTCCAAATTCAAGCCCCAGAAGATGAGGGAGCACCTGGAGCTCTTCTGGTCCCGCGTCAACATTCCAAAG gtCCTCAGGGCAGCAGAGCAGGCCCACCTCTGGGGAGAGCTGGTGTTCCTCTACGAAAAGTACGAGGAGTACGACAACGCCATCATCACCATGATGAACCACCCATCTGATGCCTGGAAGGAGGGCCAGTTCAAAGACATTGTCACCAAG GTGGCCAATGTGGAGTTGTACTACAAGGCCGTTCAGTTTTACCTGGAGTTCAAACCATTGTTACTGAACGACCTGCTCATCGTCCTCTCTCCAAGACTTGACCACTCGCGCGCTGTCAACTTCTTCAGCAAG GTGAAACAGCTGCCTCTGGTTAAGCCTTACCTGAGGTCTGTCCAGACTCACAACAACAAGTCGGTCAATGAGGCACTGAACAACCTCTTCATCGTCGAGGAAGACTATGCG GCACTGCGAGCTTCCATCGACGCCTATGACAACTTTGACAACATCTCACTGGCCCAGGGCCTGGAGAAGCACGACTTGATTGAGTTCAGGAGGATTGCCGCCTACCTCTTCAAGGGCAACAACCGCTGGAAACAGAGTGTGGAGCTCTGCAAGAAGGACAAGCTCTACAAG GATGCCATGCAGTACGCATCGGAGTCCAAAGACATCGAGCTGGCAGAGGAGCTTCTGGCTTGGTTCCTGAATGAGGACAAGAAGGAGTGTTTTGCGGCCTGCCTATTCACCTGCTACGACCTGCTGCGGCCCGACGTGGTGCTGGAGACCGCCTGGCGACACAACATCATGGACTTCTCCATGCCATACTTCATCCAGGTCATGAGGGAGTATCTCTCTAAG GTTGATGCGATAAAGGAAAAG GTCGACAAACTCGAAGCCTCCGAGTCCctgaggaaacaggaggagcaggagaccgAGTCTCAACCGATTGTTTACG GCGCATCCCAGCTGATGCTCACGGCAGGGCCCAACGTGGCCGTGCCCCCTCAGCAGCCCTACAGCTACGGCTACCCCGCAGCACCGGGCTACAGCCAGCCCCCACAGCCCAGCTTCGGTTACGGCATGTGA
- the LOC130210458 gene encoding clathrin heavy chain 1 isoform X5 produces MAQILPIRFQEHLQLQNLGINPANIGFSTLTMESDKFICIREKVGEQAQVVIIDMADPNNPIRRPISADSAIMNPASKVIALKAAKTLQIFNIEMKSKMKAHTMTDDVTFWKWISLNTVALVTDNAVYHWSMEGDSQPIKVFDRHSSLAGCQIINYRTDAKQKWLLLIGISAQQNRVVGAMQLYSVDRKVSQPIEGHAAGFAQFKMEGNTEESTLFCFAVRGQAGGKLHIIEVGTPPTGNQPFPKKAVDVFFPPEAQNDFPVAMQISSKQDVVFLITKYGYIHLYDLETGTCIYMNRISGETIFVTAPHEPTAGIIGVNRKGQVLSVCVEEENIIPYITNVLQNPDLALRMAVRNNLAGAEELFARKFNTLFAAGNYSEAAKVAANAPKGILRTPDTIRRFQSVPAQPGQTSPLLQYFGILLDQGQLNKFESLELCRPVLQQGRKQLLEKWLKEDKLECSEELGDLVKSVDPTLALSVYLRANVPNKVIQCFAETGQFQKIVLYAKKVGYTPDWIFLLRNVMRISPEQGLQFSQMLVQDEEPLADITQIVDVFMEYNLIQQCTSFLLDALKNNRPMEGPLQTRLLEMNLVHAPQVADAILGNQMFTHYDRAHVAQLCEKAGLLQRALEHYTDLYDIKRAVVHTHLLNPEWLVNFFGSLSVEDSLECLRAMLSANIRQNLQICVQVASKYHEQLSTQSLTELFESFKSFEGLFYFLGSIVNFSQDPEVHFKYIQAACKTGQIKEVERICRESNCYDPERVKNFLKEAKLTDQLPLIIVCDRFDFVHDLVLYLYRNSLQKYIEIYVQKVNPSRLPVVIGGLLDVDCAEDVIKNLILVVRGQFSTDELVAEVEKRNRLKLLLPWLEARIHEGCEEPATHNALAKIYIDSNNNPERFLRENPFYDSRVVGKYCEKRDPHLACVAYERGQCDQELIHVCNENSLFKSLSRYLVRRKNPELWASVLLETNNYRRQLIDQVVQTALSETQDPEEVSVTVKAFMTADLPNELIELLEKIVLDNSVFSEHRNLQNLLILTAIKADRTRVMEYINRLDNYDAPDIANIAISNELFEEAFAIFKKFDVNTSAVQVLIEHIGNLDRAYEFAERCNEPPVWSQLAKAQLQKGLVKEAIDSYIKADDPSAYMEVGQAAAQSGNWEDLVKFLQMARKKARESYVETELIFALAKTNRLAELEEFINGPNNAHIQQVGDRCYDDKMYDAAKLLYNNVSNFGRLASTLVHLGEYQAAVDGARKANSTRTWKEVCFACVDGKEFRLAQMCGLHIVVHADELEELINYYQDRGYFEELITMLEAALGLERAHMGMFTELAILYSKFKPQKMREHLELFWSRVNIPKVLRAAEQAHLWGELVFLYEKYEEYDNAIITMMNHPSDAWKEGQFKDIVTKVANVELYYKAVQFYLEFKPLLLNDLLIVLSPRLDHSRAVNFFSKVKQLPLVKPYLRSVQTHNNKSVNEALNNLFIVEEDYAALRASIDAYDNFDNISLAQGLEKHDLIEFRRIAAYLFKGNNRWKQSVELCKKDKLYKDAMQYASESKDIELAEELLAWFLNEDKKECFAACLFTCYDLLRPDVVLETAWRHNIMDFSMPYFIQVMREYLSKLPL; encoded by the exons ATGGCGCAGATCCTACCTATCCGCTTTCAGGAGCACCTGCAG CTCCAGAACCTGGGCATCAACCCAGCCAACATTGGATTCAGCACTCTAACCATGGAGTCCGACAAGTTCATCTGCATAAGAGAGAAAGTGGGGGAGCAGGCCCAGGTCGTCATCATCGATATGGCCGACCCCAACAATCCAATCCGCAGGCCTATCTCTGCAGACAGCGCCATCATGAACCCTGCCAGCAAAGTTATTGCCCTTAAAG CGGCAAAGACCCTGCAGATCTTCAACATCGAGATGAAGAGCAAGATGAAGGCTCACACAATGACTGATGACGTGACCTTCTGGAAGTGGATCTCCCTCAACACCGTTGCCTTGGTCACAGACAATGCCGTCTACCATTGGAGCATGGAGGGTGACTCTCAGCCAATCAAAGTCTTTGACCGTCACTCCAGCCTGGCAGGCTGCCAGATCATAAACTACCGCACTGACGCCAAACAGAAGTGGTTGCTGCTCATTGGTATTTCAGCACAG CAAAACCGCGTCGTCGGAGCCATGCAGCTGTACTCGGTGGACAGGAAGGTGTCTCAGCCCATTGAGGGACATGCCGCTGGCTTTGCACAGTTCAAGATGGAGGGCAACACTGAAGAGTCAACCCTGTTCTGCTTTGCTGTGCGAGGACAGGCGGGAGGAAAG CTGCATATCATTGAAGTGGGGACTCCGCCGACTGGGAACCAGCCATTTCCAAAGAAAGCtgtggatgttttctttcccccaGAAGCTCAAAATGACTTCCCTGTTGCTATGCAG ATCAGTTCCAAGCAAGATGTAGTCTTTCTCATCACCAAATATGGCTACATCCACCTGTATGACCTTGAGACTGGAACTTGTATCTACATGAACAGGATCAGCGGGGAGACCATTTTTGTCACTGCACCCCATGAGCCCACTGCTGGTATCATTGGAGTCAACAGGAAAGGACAG GTGTTGTCCGTGTGCGTGGAGGAGGAAAACATCATTCCCTACATCACCAATGTGCTCCAGAACCCAGACCTGGCCCTCCGCATGGCGGTCCGCAACAACCTTGCCGGTGCTGAGGAGCTGTTTGCCCGCAAGTTCAACACCCTCTTTGCAGCGGGAAACTATTCCGAGGCTGCCAAGGTGGCGGCCAATGCACCCAAG GGTATCCTGCGGACCCCAGACACCATCCGTCGCTTCCAGAGTGTTCCTGCCCAACCAGGCCAGACGTCTCCCTTGCTCCAATACTTTGGCATCTTGCTGGACCAAGGCCAACTGAACAAATTTGAGTCTCTGGAGCTGTGCAGGCCCGTCCTCCAACAGGGCCGCAAGCAACTCCTAGAGAAATGGTTGAAAGAGGACAAG ctGGAGTGCTCTGAGGAGCTTGGAGACTTGGTGAAGTCTGTAGATCCTACTCTTGCCCTCAGTGTCTACCTCAGAGCCAACGTCCCCAATAAGGTCATTCAGTGCTTTGCAGAGACTGGACAATTCCAGAAGATCGTCCTCTATGCCAAGAAG GTGGGCTATACTCCAGACTGGATCTTTCTGCTTAGGAATGTAATGCGGATCAGCCCAGAACAGGGCCTTCAGTTCTCTCAGATGCTGGTTCAGGATGAAGAACCACTTGCGGACATTACACAG ATTGTTGATGTGTTCATGGAGTACAACCTGATCCAGCAGTGCACATCCTTCCTCCTAGATGCCCTCAAGAATAACAGACCCATGGAGGGACCACTGCAGACACGCCTGCTGGAGATGAATTTGGTGCACGCACCACAG GTTGCAGATGCCATCCTGGGCAATCAGATGTTCACCCACTATGATCGTGCTCATGTGGCACAGCTGTGTGAGAAGGCCGGTCTCCTGCAGAGGGCGCTGGAGCATTATACTGACCTGTATGATATTAAGCGTGCTGTGGTGCACACACACCTTCTTAACCCAGAG TGGTTGGTGAATTTCTTTGGCTCCTTGTCGGTGGAAGACTCTCTGGAGTGTCTGAGGGCCATGCTGTCTGCTAACATCCGCCAGAACCTGCAGATCTGTGTGCAGGTCGCCTCCAAGTATCATGAACAGCTCTCCACTCAGTCCCTCACTGAACTGTTTGAGTCATTCAAGAGCTTTGAGG GTTTGTTCTATTTCTTGGGTTCTATTGTGAACTTCAGCCAGGATCCAGAGGTGCATTTCAAATATATCCAGGCCGCCTGCAAGACAGGCCAGATCAAAGAGGTGGAGAGGATCTGTCGAGAAAGTAACTGCTACGACCCTGAACGTGTGAAGAACTTCCTCAAG GAAGCCAAGCTGACTGACCAGCTGCCTTTGATCATTGTGTGTGACCGCTTTGATTTTGTCCATGATCTGGTGCTGTACCTGTACCGCAACAGCCTGCAGAAATACATTGAGATCTACGTGCAGAAG gtGAACCCGAGCCGTCTGCCGGTAGTCATTGGTGGGTTACTGGATGTGGATTGTGCTGAGGATGTGATTAAGAACCTGATTCTGGTGGTTAGAGGGCAGTTCTCCACAGATGAACTGGTGGCTGAAGTGGAGAAAAGAAATCG actgaagctgctgctgccttggttagaggCTCGTATTCATGAAGGATGTGAGGAGCCTGCTACCCACAATGCCCTGGCCAAGATCTACATCGACAGCAACAACAACCCAGAGCGATTCCTGAGGGAGAACCCCTTCTATGACAGCCGTGTGGTGGGCAAGTACTGTGAGAAAAGAGACCCCCACCTGGCCTGCGTGGCCTATGAAAGAGGACAGTGTGACCAGGAACTGATTCAT GTGTGCAATGAGAACTCGCTGTTCAAGAGTCTGTCCCGCTACCTTGTGCGTCGCAAGAACCCTGAGCTGTGGGCGAGCGTGCTGCTGGAGACCAACAATTACAGAAGACAACTCATTGACCAG GTGGTCCAGACAGCCTTGTCTGAGACTCAGGATCCAGAGGAGGTGTCCGTCACAGTCAAAGCCTTCATGACCGCTGACCTTCCCAATGAGCTCATCGAGCTTCTGGAGAAGATTGTCCTGGATAACTCTGTCTTTAGCGAGCACAG aaACCTCCAGAATCTGCTCATCCTGACGGCCATTAAAGCTGACCGGACTCGTGTCATGGAGTACATCAACCGTCTGGACAACTACGATGCCCCAGACATCGCAAACATCGCCATCAGCAATGAGCTCTTTGAGGAGGCCTTTGCTATTTTCAAAAAATTTGACGTCAACACCTCTGCTGTGCAG GTTCTGATTGAGCACATCGGTAACCTGGACAGAGCTTATGAGTTTGCTGAGCGCTGCAATGAGCCACCGGTGTGGAGTCAGCTGGCGAAGGCCCAGCTTCAGAAGGGCCTCGTCAAAGAAGCCATTGACTCTTACATCAAGGCTGATGACCCCTCTGCGTACATGGAGGTGGGACAAGCTGCAGCCCAAAGTG GAAATTGGGAGGACCTGGTGAAGTTTCTGCAGATGGCCCGTAAGAAGGCCCGTGAGTCATACGTAGAAACGGAGCTGATCTTTGCCCTGGCCAAGACCAACCGCTTGGCTGAGCTGGAAGAGTTCATCAATGGACCCAATAATGCTCACATTCAGCAA GTGGGTGATCGTTGCTATGACGACAAGATGTACGACGCGGCCAAACTGCTTTACAACAACGTGTCCAACTTTGGCCGTCTGGCCTCCACGCTGGTGCACCTGGGAGAGTACCAAGCAGCTGTGGACGGAGCTCGCAAGGCCAACAGCACTCGCACCTGGAAAGAG GTGTGCTTTGCGTGTGTAGATGGGAAAGAGTTCCGTCTTGCCCAAATGTGTGGGCTGCACATCGTCGTCCACGCCGATGAACTGGAGGAACTCATCAACTACTACCAG GACCGCGGTTACTTTGAGGAGCTGATCACCATGCTGGAGGCCGCCCTGGGACTGGAGCGTGCTCACATGGGCATGTTCACCGAGCTGGCCATCCTCTACTCCAAATTCAAGCCCCAGAAGATGAGGGAGCACCTGGAGCTCTTCTGGTCCCGCGTCAACATTCCAAAG gtCCTCAGGGCAGCAGAGCAGGCCCACCTCTGGGGAGAGCTGGTGTTCCTCTACGAAAAGTACGAGGAGTACGACAACGCCATCATCACCATGATGAACCACCCATCTGATGCCTGGAAGGAGGGCCAGTTCAAAGACATTGTCACCAAG GTGGCCAATGTGGAGTTGTACTACAAGGCCGTTCAGTTTTACCTGGAGTTCAAACCATTGTTACTGAACGACCTGCTCATCGTCCTCTCTCCAAGACTTGACCACTCGCGCGCTGTCAACTTCTTCAGCAAG GTGAAACAGCTGCCTCTGGTTAAGCCTTACCTGAGGTCTGTCCAGACTCACAACAACAAGTCGGTCAATGAGGCACTGAACAACCTCTTCATCGTCGAGGAAGACTATGCG GCACTGCGAGCTTCCATCGACGCCTATGACAACTTTGACAACATCTCACTGGCCCAGGGCCTGGAGAAGCACGACTTGATTGAGTTCAGGAGGATTGCCGCCTACCTCTTCAAGGGCAACAACCGCTGGAAACAGAGTGTGGAGCTCTGCAAGAAGGACAAGCTCTACAAG GATGCCATGCAGTACGCATCGGAGTCCAAAGACATCGAGCTGGCAGAGGAGCTTCTGGCTTGGTTCCTGAATGAGGACAAGAAGGAGTGTTTTGCGGCCTGCCTATTCACCTGCTACGACCTGCTGCGGCCCGACGTGGTGCTGGAGACCGCCTGGCGACACAACATCATGGACTTCTCCATGCCATACTTCATCCAGGTCATGAGGGAGTATCTCTCTAAG TTGCCTCTCTGA